ttttttcatttattcttATATAATATTCATTATTTTCAAAAAGATTAAATTACCCCTCGCTTTTGTCTCGTCAATCAATTGTCACCTCTGCATTACTGTCTTCTCCCCTACTATCTTCCTCCAACCTCAAAGACACCGGTGAGCAACATGACATTGCCTCGATGACTTTCGTAGTATATCGTACAAATCCTATGACTTTGTAACTCTCTTACTATGAACCTCACATTCATCCTCTACATTTCTTTCAACTTTTTAAACATGAGTGTATTACCCCACATGGTCGCACACTCGCCCACTGCTGCTATAAGGACCCATTGCCCTTCCCCTCCTTTCCTCATCGATTGCTAAGGCCACCTTGAAAGTATCGATAAGGATCGACTCGAGCATCAAGGAGGTCAGGGCCTCTTCCGAGTGAAATCTTACACATTGTAGAAGGTAAATAGTAACACAATCATAGTCATTGTGTTGTTAGTGTATtcgagattaaaaaaataataataataataatagaatatGAGTGATGATAAGGGGCAAAGGTGATGGTGACTAATGGGATGAAGCTCAAGGATAATATcatcttttataaaataaaagatatttttttaaaataataaataaaaaagatatattaatcaaaaaaataaaaatattttttttaagaatactCCTAGAAGCATATAAGGAGTTTAGTATTTATTTATCGAGTTAGGAATGAACCAaaagtattatttttattattattagcttaataaaaaaaatattcctttTAATATCATGTTGGTATAGCATGTCCTGTCATCTTTAAAAGTCGATGTGACATATGTCCAATACGCATTGATGACAAAGTCAACTTTTAATTTGACTAAGGACATTGTTTTGTATAAATCTGACCAAAAACAGATATCATATACTGTATCCTAAATTGTTTTATTTCTAATGGAAAACAAAATATTTCTGTGTCCGATGTCAAACATACAATCAAATCAAAGCATTTAAAGACACATCGTCGACAAAGAAACAGCTCCAACCCTCTTAGATCCACAAGTGTATCCAATCTACATTAGCCCGTGGTTGTCATGATCGAGAAGTGCACGTTAAAGCGCTCACATAAAGGAAACAACAACAGATGGTGTCGAGTGGGCCTCAAAATGGTTCGGCTTTCCCCTTCACCGCGAGAAAAGGAAACGGGCGGGCGGGCGGACGCACGCAGCCGCTCACATCCAACTTCCCTACCCTCCTCTCTTTGTTTCATTGCCTTGCGGTCTCTTCGTTCGCCGAAGAGCACCAAAGTACAGACGACGGCTTGGAGCAGCCGACGCCATCGACCGATCACCACCACATGGAAAAAGTGGGTGGGTAACCACGGAGTAGTTTGCCGGTCACTTTCGCTGGGCTCTTTGTTTCTTTAGATTAGTAGCTCTTCCGAGACTTGGAAGATTCATCTCTCCAAGCTTGGATTGGTTGGCACATGTCTTCATCAAGATTGATTCAAATTAAATAGAGGTTCATCTTTTGTAGGATTGTAGGTGCCAAAATGCTAAACGAAAATGAAGTATATTATTAGATATCATAACTCTCTCCCCCCTATAATTTTTAGAGGCATTGAAATCAGAAAAGATAATGTATTATCACATTGGAGCAATAAAGATCTTTGAATACCGATGACATCCCACATGTTCTTGAAATAACAACAGTTTCtagagagagaaatatatgaTGTTAGGCTAATCTATGTTTTATGGATTCAGGTGTCATTCGTATTGTAGTCAACCCAAGATTTGTGGCAGACAAATGTCAAAAAGAGTGTTTCTCATCTCTGATCACAAAAGTACAAATACACCTAAAAAGGGCAAGATATAAACAGGAATCTTCCGGATGGGAATTCAACAAGATATAATATCCAACGCTTAGGATCAGCAATGCCATTCGAGCTCACTGGATTTGGTCGTGGCAAGACGATGCATGAAAGAAGAGGATAAGTATCACACTGCAAATTGATGAGCACTTCAGAACCTAATATGAACATAAACATTACCTGCTGTTTTATTCTGTGGTGGTCAGCTTTGAACGAGTTAAATCATCAGTTCTGTATTTGCTGCAAGATGGTAATTCAAGAATGTCGGACCATCTGACCATAGTAAGTATTAATTTCCAGAGTGATCAGCAATTCCAGACCTTGTTGCAAGGAGGGTCTACAAACAGATGACAATTTCCAAGCAGTGTAGATGTGGGGCTATAACTGTGCTACTCCCATCTTTAGTATGAGAACCTGTGAAAATATTGTCTCACCTATCTCCTTCAGATTACAAGCTAACAACATGGACGAGAACCGTGCAGGGTAATTGAGGACATCGATAAAAGAGAACACCCGATGTCAAATTTACCTCGTAATTACTTGACAGGACATCAAGTTTCAAGGAAAATTTATCGTAAGTCACTCGAGTTAGTCTTCTGATTGTGTCACAGTTGCCGAATTAGTTGCTTTTTTACGCACAAATTGCCCTTTTATCCTCAGCCGCTGTTCTGCTAGCGTCTTCCTACTGTGGTATCTAACCTGCCAAAGCAAAGTGCATCAAGGAACATTAGTGCTATCCATCGTGAATTGTTCGATGAAGAAGTATATTCATGCACACGAATTAAAGTCAGTCATCCCAGTACCTTTTTCTCAAAGCATCTGTCTTTTCTTTTCAAGCGGAATTTTATTAATGCAGCCTCTCGACGAGCACGATCACAATCCAACCCTTCTCTGCCAGAGTTCTGGATGAATATGTCATTCCAATTTTCTAACGAATTGACTGCATTTGCAGCAGCTTCTGTAGTCTTGTCACAATCACTTTTTCCACAAACCTTGTAAATATCCTGGTTAGAGCTGGCAGTCTGATTGGATTTTTTCAAAGGAGTGCAAGAGGTTGCTCCTGGATCCTCTGAGGCAGACAAATTTTGTGGTTGAGAGGTTTCAGGGTAGAACATTGGTTGCAGGATGGTATGATATCCTGCACACATGCTTTGGTAAGGAATCTCTCCAACAGAAACTGGCACTGACAAAATGCCAGACTGGGGTTGCCAAAAAAAGGAATTAGCCccatcagaggaatgaccaaccgaaGCATTCTCTCGCACAGGATGAGAAGGAAAAATGGTACCATCCTCCTTATTGATATCAGAAGAAACATCAAGATAAATGGCAGCTTCAATTGCTTTACCCCGATCAGATAGAACCATTTCTTTTGAATAAGAGGAATGACTTTTCTCATTAAAGGAGCTATTTGTACTGACATGCAGCTGAGGTTTATCGATGGATTCTTTGGTGTGAATGAATAAAGAAGAAACTGGCTTTTGAGAAGAATGATGCATCTTTTTGTCACCATACCTGCAAGATTCATCACTCTTGTTGAAAATGACATGACATTATATCAATTTAGAAGCAATTTTGACTGAAAATTTTTCTAGTATAAGTATCGAAAGATAATGGTTAATTACAATCTGTAAACTGCTTCAAACTATCAGCTATAGAGCTATTGAAATCTATTACAAATTTATTTGTAACATCAGGCTCTGCCTGCATCTATTACAAGTTTCTAATTCTATTCAACCTTAGTTCGTTTCTCTTCCCATTAAAATGAAATCACCAGCACCAgacagaaaaaaaggaaaatgagtaTATTCACATGGTCCTAGGTAATACAGGTAATGAAGTGTAAATTATAATTAGTATGGTTATTATAGGACTCACTTGTGCAAGTAGTTGAGTGAAGTTGTCCTTTGTTATTTTGGAAGATAGTAATATGGAAAGGTAATTTGATCATTTAAAAATTGGTATGAAGGAGTACATTTCAAAATTAACAGATTTTTCTTGGCTTTCCCATTTGAGATTAGCATAAAATCTTTCAAAAATTAGTGAGAATATCACAATGAGTCTTTTACAAATTATTGCATCGTGGAATCAAAATCTTTTTGAATAGGAAGCCTTTAACCTACACGCAAACTAGTTCGAAAGATTGGTGTCAGTTCATGAGCAATAAAAATGTCTCAAAATTGATGGAAACAATTAAGGTTTTGCCGAAAGCCAGAAATACTAAAACTCAGTTCACGAAGTTTATGCAAAAGACTCATAAAACAACAAAGGATGAGTAAGCAATAACATCAATAACATAGCAAGCCTTTTAGAAAATAGAAGCTACAGCAAAATGAATGTTTCATAAAAAGATTACCTTGAAAAAGCAGAGGCATTAGAATGGTTCAGGACATGCTTTTCCTTGAACTCCAGACTTACACAGCCATTAATTTGTGGTCTTCTCAAAGAAAGCTCATGTAGCTGGGAGGAACCAAATTCATATGTACTCTTTCCATGAGAAGATGTTGGGGTTTCACACAGGACATCATCCCTAAATGAAACCTTTCCCAAGGCTGCAGACATACATCTTCGGCTAGCTCTTGGTTCAATGAAGTTTATGACATTCTGCAAAATATCTGTTGTAGCATCAGGTTGACAGTATGGCTTTGGTTCAATGTCCTCACGGTTTTTGAGTCTCAGAAATGCCAGTTCTTCCTCCCTAGACATGGATGTATTATACAAAAAAATTTTATCCTCCTTATGCCCCAGCAATAAAGCCTCTTGAATTGACTGATTGACCTGGGCCTTCGGTTCAGAAGCTTCATCTGCAAAGGTAAAATTTATTCAGTATAAGAGCTTGATGATAAGGCTCCAAAATTTCTCATCCCATAAAAAAGAATTCATTGAAGGAACAGTTGACAACCTCTGGTTTCATGATCATCATAATTCTTTGATTGATTTGTGATAATTTCGGTGCCATTACCAGGATCCTCTGCTTTTGGCATGTTCTTCTGGACACTTTTGTTTTCCATCTCTGGCTTACTACCGGAAATCTGCTAAAATATCATGCAACCACTTGAGATACCACAGAAAAGCTAAATAATTGATCATGATTGCACAATGTTCTTAACAAGAAAAATAATCAAACAACCATGATAAATGAAGTGCACTTGTTGTAGGTTCCCTTACCTGAGCATCACCCCTATCACTGTTTTCCCCAGTCTTGGATCCATTCCCAGAATTCACACTCACATGATTGATAGCAGCAATGTTGTCCGAGGCAGCTGTGCTCCTACTTGACTGCATCAAGAGTTTAGTCGAGAAAATCATTGTCAGATGCTTCACAAATAATCTAACAATCAACTGACTGAGCGCGTGGCTAATTTGTCGCCATATTAACTAGCACTTTGAGCATACCCAACGCCTCCTCCAAACATGCTGCCATAAGTTCCGCAACTCATTCTTCCTTACTGGTTTCACAAGAAAATCTACAGCACCATTTAGCATGCACTTGTGCACAACACTGATAGAATCTCGGGAGGACATCACTGTAACAGAAAGCACCATCATAGACTTATCAAGATAGATAAACAAATATCTAACAGAGAGATAACTCGTCTCTAGGTTTCAAATTAACCATGCAATTTCAAataaatggtttatttatgttaaaagatcataaaaacaaacaaaaaaaaaactagcaAACAAAGATCGATCAAACCAATCAATGGTGAGAATGATACTGACTCCAATGTCAAAATTGACAATTCAGGCAATTTTACAGCATGGGAAATCCTACATATATGAAATCATTATAGAGCAGGATACTCCAAATAAATTGCCGACATAGTAAAGAAGAAGATCATAGTGTCGGGGTGAACCCTAACACATAGCCTAAAGTTGCCATTTTGAGTGACCCATCTAAGGTGGAACCAAACAATCGGAAAGAAGGTCAGTTATAAGTGCGCTGGAGTAATCGTTGGGTTGGTTTCAGCGACTTACTGATCACAGGAATGTTTTTGCACTGCTCGGCAGCCATAATTTTGGAGAGCAACCCAATCCCGGAAAGCGAAGGTATGTCCACCTCCGTGAGCACGAGATCGAAGTTGTAGCGCTTCTCCTTCAAGACTTCCCACGCCTTGAGCCCGTCCGCGACCGCCACAACTTCGACCATaccaatttaaagaatcaaacgcTGGAAGCTCCCCAATCAGATTGGAGGGCAGAGGGGAAGTGGAGAGACATACCGTTGTAGCTGCATTTCCGGAGGAGCACCATGACGATGTGCCGGGTGGAGTCGTCGTGCTCAACGACGAGGATGCGGAGTGATCTCCGGGGGAGGAACCTCTCCCACCGAACCACCTGCAGTTCGGATCTCGGGCCGGCACCGACCGCAGCGCTCTCCCCTGTCCGCACCGCATCGTCAGCGTCGCGCGATCCTCCCCCGCTGTCCCTCGCATCCGCCGTAGCCGTTGGCGCCCCCTCGTCCCGATCACTCCTCACCCCCACCTCCATCGTGCaacagagagagagggagagggagagggagagagagaggagtgaggGAGGAGGCAAAATGAGATTTTTGGTCGAGTGGGGATGAAACCGGTGGCCACGGCAACTCGAGCGGGGAGGAAGAAATATCCTATGATCGTGGCGGGTACGGATCCAGCAGGCCACGCACAACGCGCGACAGCAAGAACTCACCACTCATAATACGATACCATCCTGGGGTCCACAATATACGGCCAAAAGCACCAGCTATGATTGGGTGAAGGAGAGTGACATGTTTTTCATGCTACAGTGGATCGGTGGAAGAGGAAATGGAGAACACATCGGCGCTGGGAAGCGAATGGGGAAAGAGATCGGGAATTAAAAGCATCCGACGCGGCCGCACCGGTAGCCGCTCCTTCGCGAGGTGCGCTCACCGGCCACTCGTCCTCCCCACTTCCCACGGGAGAGAGATCTTTTCCCCGTCCCCGCCGCTCTCTCTCAGCTTGACTTTTTATGATGGCGGAAGTGCAGCCTATGGAAGCGATGGCCGAAGTTGGAATGAAATCCGAGtgtgtatctctctctctctctctctctctcgcttgttTGAGAATCTCGAGTGTGTATTATGATTCTCGTTATTTAGTTTTATAAAAATCAATCAATACGATCCGACTTTTCTAATCGTGATATAATATTCTCTGAATTCAATACAGTACGATCACAAAAACTTTCGACGTCTCCTATTTTGGTTTTTCGTAAATAATGTTCTTATTTTTGTAATTCCGTAAAAATGTTTTCTCCATCTTCGTCATTTGATTTTTCTCATCAATGTCACAGTAttaactggaattgcctaagacttgaggcacccttgtggctaAGACGCGAACTTAGTTTGCGTTACCTAAATCACGAGGCACCAttgcggcaaagacgcaaacttagcttgcattgcctaagtcacgcttcgcccttgcgatattgctctgcaaagatcagcccacttgcaacctctcgcaggtctcgaaggacctgtaaaagagaaagttaattagttcgaaagaacgagcgacggataagTCCCAACGTcttgcgaaaaggggaagctttacaagtaattcagcaagcaccttgcgtgcacaagagaaaagagggagagggggaaaataaggactttagagggttgaacgaacagttgcaagtccacaaacagctgctcaccgggtgccaggcacgacaataagttcccgtcaaggtaacgtgcgaacttgtgaaaggttattcaacgcccgacactataccgaagccccatccagccctgtgccacccgaggggttcaaaggggctgagatggctgacgttttggtgagcggaggcgtctagacttgtccgttgctcgttctttcgaactaatcaactttctcttttataggtccttcgggacttgcgagaggttgcaagtgggctgatctttgcggagcaatatcgcaagggcgaaacacgacttaggcaacgcaagctaagttcgcgtcttggccgcaagggtgtctcacaccttaggcaattccaactaaaaccgtgacattgtggtagcaAAGCGATGTTATCTGTCTTCAACATAAATTGCGATCCGAAAATATAGTGacaccaaactcgtaggcagtggatcatcgCTGTCATCTCCTTTGTCGTTgcatcctcctcttttcttcccccTCCTTCCTTGTTGTTTATTTACCCTTCTACATCATTTTCTCTCCGTCAACAACAATGACGATGGAGGTGATAGTAGGGAACGATAAAGGTATTtacaagattaaaaaataaaggatatcatttggaaaaaataaaaataggaaaTATCTATGTTTTGAGAGAAAACTGAAAAACAAGATTTTCTAGAGAAATCACCTTTAATTTAATATCTTAATTTCATAATTTATTCTTGTATTCCATCTCTAGATTCAGTGAATCAATTTCCATATGAATTAAAATAACAACGAAGATGATTGACGAACCCACGCATCCAATGACATACAATAGAGGAAAGAGAACCTTCGATAATAAgaagatgaaaataatattttagagcTTCTAATCCAAATTAAATTGGCCTAATCCTATTGagtatatttttttagaaaaaaaacctTCATGACGCTGAATTTTACTTTCACATTATCAAATGTGATTTTATTTCATAAACGATAAAAATATAAACACGATTATATTTCTCTCGCAAGTTATCCACACTAAACATGTGCGAGATATACAAGGAAAAATGTACTAGAAAAGTGGATGAAGCAAATGAAATCAATTCAATGAATGCGGTACAAATTGCTTTTGTCAGGACGAGACAAAATAATGGAACATGGATCGACACTCCAACAGCAGACCAAAAGAGTGTTCCATATGCATGCAGATAACAGAGataaattgttgccatgaaacatTCAAGGAAGAAGAGTCTTTGTTTGTCTTAGTTTGCTTGCTCGTGAGAAGATGATGTTGACCATCGTTTTTGTGAGTTGACCTTGTTTGAGATTAAACAAAAGAAAACGATagaggatataaattatacttgCTAACGTATCTATACTCTTCAATGTGGGAATGGAACTCAGTGAATGTCTAATTGTCAGTCTAACGGGTTAATGGTCTATTAATTTTGTTTGGCCCATGCTTGAAATCCT
This genomic stretch from Musa acuminata AAA Group cultivar baxijiao chromosome BXJ3-9, Cavendish_Baxijiao_AAA, whole genome shotgun sequence harbors:
- the LOC103997404 gene encoding two-component response regulator-like APRR3 isoform X1: MEVGVRSDRDEGAPTATADARDSGGGSRDADDAVRTGESAAVGAGPRSELQVVRWERFLPRRSLRILVVEHDDSTRHIVMVLLRKCSYNVVAVADGLKAWEVLKEKRYNFDLVLTEVDIPSLSGIGLLSKIMAAEQCKNIPVIMMSSRDSISVVHKCMLNGAVDFLVKPVRKNELRNLWQHVWRRRWSSRSTAASDNIAAINHVSVNSGNGSKTGENSDRGDAQQISGSKPEMENKSVQKNMPKAEDPGNGTEIITNQSKNYDDHETRDEASEPKAQVNQSIQEALLLGHKEDKIFLYNTSMSREEELAFLRLKNREDIEPKPYCQPDATTDILQNVINFIEPRASRRCMSAALGKVSFRDDVLCETPTSSHGKSTYEFGSSQLHELSLRRPQINGCVSLEFKEKHVLNHSNASAFSRYGDKKMHHSSQKPVSSLFIHTKESIDKPQLHVSTNSSFNEKSHSSYSKEMVLSDRGKAIEAAIYLDVSSDINKEDGTIFPSHPVRENASVGHSSDGANSFFWQPQSGILSVPVSVGEIPYQSMCAGYHTILQPMFYPETSQPQNLSASEDPGATSCTPLKKSNQTASSNQDIYKVCGKSDCDKTTEAAANAVNSLENWNDIFIQNSGREGLDCDRARREAALIKFRLKRKDRCFEKKVRYHSRKTLAEQRLRIKGQFVRKKATNSATVTQSED
- the LOC103997404 gene encoding two-component response regulator-like APRR9 isoform X2; protein product: MEVGVRSDRDEGAPTATADARDSGGGSRDADDAVRTGESAAVGAGPRSELQVVRWERFLPRRSLRILVVEHDDSTRHIVMVLLRKCSYNVVAVADGLKAWEVLKEKRYNFDLVLTEVDIPSLSGIGLLSKIMAAEQCKNIPVIMMSSRDSISVVHKCMLNGAVDFLVKPVRKNELRNLWQHVWRRRWSSRSTAASDNIAAINHVSVNSGNGSKTGENSDRGDAQISGSKPEMENKSVQKNMPKAEDPGNGTEIITNQSKNYDDHETRDEASEPKAQVNQSIQEALLLGHKEDKIFLYNTSMSREEELAFLRLKNREDIEPKPYCQPDATTDILQNVINFIEPRASRRCMSAALGKVSFRDDVLCETPTSSHGKSTYEFGSSQLHELSLRRPQINGCVSLEFKEKHVLNHSNASAFSRYGDKKMHHSSQKPVSSLFIHTKESIDKPQLHVSTNSSFNEKSHSSYSKEMVLSDRGKAIEAAIYLDVSSDINKEDGTIFPSHPVRENASVGHSSDGANSFFWQPQSGILSVPVSVGEIPYQSMCAGYHTILQPMFYPETSQPQNLSASEDPGATSCTPLKKSNQTASSNQDIYKVCGKSDCDKTTEAAANAVNSLENWNDIFIQNSGREGLDCDRARREAALIKFRLKRKDRCFEKKVRYHSRKTLAEQRLRIKGQFVRKKATNSATVTQSED